In Bufo gargarizans isolate SCDJY-AF-19 chromosome 5, ASM1485885v1, whole genome shotgun sequence, the following are encoded in one genomic region:
- the LOC122937821 gene encoding gastrula zinc finger protein XlCGF71.1-like, translating to MQATKWVWEPKKLRKGRSHIHVQNVGNVLLRIHTGEKPYSCSECGKRFGLKSVLLQHEKHHARKMPYPCSDCGKSFTHKSELERHQRVHTGEKPFSCSECGKCFTQKSSLVVHQRIHTGAKPYSCLECGKCFTQTSSLNKHHRRHTGEKSFSCSECGKCFAQKSSLVFHQRIHTGEKQYFCSECEECFARKSTLLLHQRCHTGEKPYSCSECGKWFSQKSNLESHQRIHTRVKPYSCSECGKCFTKKSSLEKHQQICTKEKSYSY from the coding sequence ATGCAAGCCACAAAATGGGTGTGGGAGCCCAAAAAGCTCAGAAAGGGAAGAAGTcatatccatgttcagaatgtgggaaatgttttactcagaattcacacaggggaaaagccatattcatgttcagaatgtgggaaacgttttGGTTTGAAATCAGTTCTTCTTCAACATGAAAAACATCATGCAAGGAAGATGCCGTATCCATGTTCAGACTGTGGAAAAAGTTTTACTCACAAATCAGAACTTGAGAGGCATCAGAGGGTTCACACgggagagaagccgttttcatgttcagaatgtgggaaatgttttactcagaaatctTCTCTTGTTgtccatcagagaattcacacaggggcgaagccgtattcatgtttagaatgtggcaaatgttttactcAGACATCAAGTCTTAACAAACATCACAGAAGACATACAGGAGAGaagtcattttcatgttcagaatgtggcaaatgttttgcTCAGAAATCTTCTCTTGTTTTCCATCAGAGAATTCATACAGGTGAGAAGCAATATTTTTGTTCAGAATGTGAAGAATGTTTTGCTAGAAAATCAACTCTTCTTTTACATCAAAGATGTCACaccggggagaagccatattcatgttcggaatgtgggaaatggttctctcagaaatcaaatcttgagagccatcagagaattcacacacgagtgaagccatattcatgttcagaatgtgggaaatgttttactaagAAATCAAGTCTTGAGAAACATCAGCAAATTTGCACAAAGGAGAAGTCGTATTCATATTAA